In the Leptolyngbya sp. FACHB-261 genome, one interval contains:
- a CDS encoding ribbon-helix-helix domain-containing protein produces the protein MVRRLTISLPDDNYEFLVAWAAREDRAISNLVNRLLMKLIEEEKARIQAPESGERKQQERE, from the coding sequence GTGGTAAGGCGTTTAACAATCTCACTGCCAGATGACAATTACGAGTTCTTAGTGGCTTGGGCTGCCAGAGAGGACCGGGCCATCTCGAACCTGGTCAATCGGCTTCTTATGAAACTCATTGAGGAAGAGAAGGCAAGGATACAGGCTCCAGAATCCGGTGAACGTAAGCAACAGGAAAGGGAGTAG